The genomic window CTGGGTACTGCTGGGGCACAGACCCTCGCTACTCCCCCCACTACTCCCGCGGGCACGGAGATCATCAACAAGGCGGAAATCACCTTCACGCCCGAATCCACCCCGACCAACCCCAACCCCCCCAGCGAAACCATTGAGACGCCGCCCGTCATCACGGTGGTCAACCCGGTGCCGAGCTTTACCATCACCCCCAACGACGGCAGCAAGGACACCACCCAGCCCGACTACACCAACCCCGGTCAGACCAGGGAAGTCAAGCCGTGCGACAAGAACGTGACCTTTGCTTACACGTTGACCAACACCGGCAACGTGAACGGCGAGTCGTACACGCTGACCAACACGCCTGACCCCACCGGCGCGGTCAAGACCCCCGAGAACATCCGGTTCTACCTCGACAGCAACAACAACGGTCAGCTCGACCAGAGCGAGATTGCTGCGGGAGCCACCACCACCATCACGGACGTGGCGATCAACCAGACCGTCAAGTTCTTCCAGGTCTACGACGTGCCCTGCACCGCGACGAGCACCGACAAGTTCGGTGGCGATCCCACCGGCACCCGCAACGACAACCCCAACTTCAGCAACGATCCCACCCTGCCGCGTGACGCCAACAACTCCAACACCGTCACCATCAACCGCAAGGATGGCGTCGTGATCGGGCCTAAGGCTGACCCGGACGGCAACGGCAACCCCGTGACCCCCGCTTACAACAGCCCCGAAGGCATCAACATCGTCCCCACGGCCAGCGACACCCAGGTGGCGACCGTGACCACGCTGCCGACGAGCGGCGTGACTGTCACCTTCACCAATACCATCCAGAACACCGGCAACCGCACCGACACCTTCGAACTGACCCAGACCAACACCTTCCCTGCCGGAACCACGGTCGTGTTCAAGGACGCCAACGGCAACGCCCTGCCCACCGTCAACGGCAAGCCCGTCGTGCAGAATGTGCCTGAAAACGGCACTGTCGACATCCAGGTCATCGTGACGCTGCCTGCCGGCGTGACCCCCACCCAGCTCTCCGGTCAGCCTGCGGTGACGGTCACCACCACCAGCCAGAACGACCCGACCAAGAGCGACACCACCAAGGACATCATCGAAGTCAAGGTGCCCGGTATCGCCTTCGGTGACCCCACTCCTGGCCTCGGCGGTGACCCGACCCCCGTCGGCACGCCTCCCACGGGCGTTCCCGGCAACCCCGGCACCCCTCTCACCCCTGGCAACCCCCAGACCTGCACGGCGCCTATCCGCACCTACCTGCCGATGGAAATTGCCAACCTGGGCAGCCAGGACGACGCCTTCGTGGTCAGCGGCACCGCGCCTGTGACCGTCCTCAACCCCGACGGCACCGTCAACCCCACCCCCGTGATCGTGCCCGTGGTGTACTACCGCGACGTGAACGGCGACGGCAAGCTCGACGCTGGCGACACCGAGCTCCAGGGCGGCAACACCGGCACCATCAAGCCCGGTGAAGAAATCAAGCTGATTGCTGTGGTCGACGTGCCCTGCGCCGCCGCCCAGCAGACCATCACGCTGAACCAGGAAGCCAAGTCGCCCACCACCGGCGTGTCTCAGAAGGATCCCAACGACACCATCACCGTCGGCGGCAACGGCGGCAAGCCCATCGTCACCAAGACGGTCGACAAGGCCACCGCCAACCCCGGCGATACGCTGACCTACACCATCATCGGCAAGAACACCTCGAACGCCAACGTGAAGCAGGCCCTGGTGTGCGACACCGTGCCGACCAACACCACGTTCGTGAGCTTCACGGCCACCACCAACGCCAGCGGTACCGTCGTGTACTCAAACAACGGCGGCTCCAGCTGGAGCGCGAGCGCCACGGCCCCCGCTGCGGGCGCCAAAGTGTGCGCGGGTGTGGACACCAACAACGATGGCAAAGTCGACGCGGCTGACATCCTCAAGCCCGGCGAAACCATCACCGTGACCTACCAGGTCAAGGTGAACTGAGGCCTCTCGTGAGGCGGCGCCCTCCTGCCTGCGGGCGGGGCGTGCGCCGCCTCTTTTGCACTTCCTTTTGTTCTGCCCCAACACGAGAAGCCTATTTTTCAAGCAAGCAGAGTCGTTCCTGATCTGGGAGGCACCGTGCAACAATCCCTTGGACTGAAAGAGTCTCGCCCGAAGGTCGTGGGGCCGTTGCTGGCCCTGTCGCTGGCCCTGGGTACCCCCGCCCTGGCCGCCGGTACCCCCGCCGGGACCATCATTCGCAACCAGGCCACCCTGGAATATCTGCTGCTCAGCGGCACCCCCGAAACGATCACCACCCCGCCGGTAGAAACGGTGGTCAGCCCTGTTTGTAGTGTGAGTGTGCTGCCCAACGGCACCGTCAGCGCACCCGGTCAGAGTCTGTCTCTCGATCCGGGGCAGAGCGGGCTGCTGCGGTACACGCTCTTCAACGCGGGCAACACCACCAATACCTACGCACTCGAAGCGGTCAACGAGGCGGGGTCGCAGTTTGCGCCGCAACTCGCCATCTATCAGGATCTCAACGGCAACGGCGTCGTGGACAACGGAGAAGGGCCGCTGAGCAACGTGGCGGTCAATGCCGACCAGACGGTCAATCTGCTGGTGCAGGTGGTGACGGGCAGCGCGGCGCGCGGGACCGCATTCCCCAACCTGATTGCCAGTTGCGGTGGCGGAGCGTCCACCAATGGGCGTGATGCCGACAACGTTTCGCAGGTCACCCTGACCAACCCACCGGTGCTGGCGCTGCAAAAGACCTTCACCCCCGCCGAGGTGCGGGCGGGCGGCGAAACCACCGTCAACCTGACCTTGACCAACAACGGCGGCGACTCGCGTGAAGCGGTGCTGACCGACCTGCTGAACACGCCTGAGCTGCGTGACTTCGTGTTTGTCAGTGGGAGCGCTCGCCTGGGCGGCAACGCGAGAGACGCTGTCATTGAATACACCGCCGACGGGAGCAGTTGGAACACGGTGCAGCCCCCGAACGTGGCGGGCATCCGGGTGCGGACCTCGTCGGTGCCGGCGGGCGGCAGCCTGCAACTTTCCTTCACGCTGCGTGCCCCCCGTGTGACGGCTACTACCCGGCGCAACGTCGCCACAGTCGTCAGCGGCGGTCAGACCATCGAAGCGACGGCGCCTATCGGAATTCGTCCAGTCGTTGAAATCGCCTTGGGGCCGCAGGGCAACCCTCGTGCGCTGCCCGGCGGCGAGATGAGCGCCGACGACCGTCAGGTGCGCGACAGCGTCGTGGGCGGCCAAGAAGTGTGCTTTACCCACACCGTGCAGAACCTCGGCGACCTGACCGACACCATCAGCACTGGGGTCAGCCGCATCAATGAAGGCGCCAATTACACTCTGCGCGACATGGCCGGGAAACCGATCAACGGGGACTTCGTGGTCACGCTCGAGCCGCAGCAGACCGCCGATTTCCAGGCGTGTTACTCCTACCCGACCGCCGAGCGCACCTCGCTCGAAGCGGTGCTGACCAGCCGCAGCTCGCAGGGCGCGGCGGACAACCGCACGGTGGACCAGATCACCACCGTCTACCCCAACACCATCGGCCTGACCAAGACGAGCGACCGGGGGCAGAACGCGCTGGTGGCCCCCGGCGAAGAACTGACCTACACTCTGACTTTCACCAACACGCTGCCGGTGCCGCTCAATGGTGTAGTGGTGCGCGACCCACTCGGCGTGATCTACCCGCCCGGCACCCCCAGCCCCATCAGGCCGACCAGCGTGACCCGGCCCGCGACGGCGGCGGTGCCGAGCAAGGCGCCCGCAGCGGCAGCCAGCGTGACCACGGCGAGCCGGCCTCTGGCGGCCCAGGCCACCAATGTCGGCGCTCTGGAGTTCGTGCGGGCCGACCGGGGCGGCGTGCTGGAAAACGGCGAGGTCGTCTGGCGACTCGGCACCGTGCAGCCGGGCGAAACCGTGACCCTGCACGTGACGGTGCGGGTGCCGGCCACGATGACCGACGGCGCCGTCATCCACAACATCTACACCCTGACGAGCACCGAGCTGCCCACGCCGCTGGAATCGCCGCCTGCCACCAACACGGTGTTCAACCCCGGCAACTTCGAACTGACCAAGACGAGCAACCCCACCACCGTGGTCTTTGGGGAAACGATCACCTACATCTTTACCGTAACCAACCGCAGCACCGTGGTTCCGCTGAAAAACGTCCAAGTGCAGGACACCCTGCCGGCTGGGCTGGTCTATCAGGAGAACAGCAGCGGCTACCGCGCGGGCCTGTCGGGTGAGTTCACCCCGATTCAGCCGACCATCCGTGACCGGACCTACGTCTGGACCATCCCCGAGGTGGCTCCCGGCGCGAGCGCGCAGGTCAGCTTTCGCGCCATCGTGACGCCGGAAGCGGGCACGCAGCTTCGCAACAACGCTGTGGGCCGCGCCGTCGCCAGCGAGCGCGAAACCAACTCGCGTCCGACAGGCGTGCTCAACCGGGTCGAGCCGCTGAGCTTCGGGGTCAACAACGCCGACCTGGTCGGTTACGTCTTCCTCGACCGCAACCGCAACGGCGTGTACGACTACCTCGTCGACCTGCCCTGCCCCAAGGCGCGGGTGATTCTCGCCAATGGCCGCATCGAGTTGACCGACAACGAGGGCCGTTACCACTTCCGCAACGTGCGCGAGCAGACCTGGGGCCTGCGCCTCGACCCCAACTCGGTGGCGCTGCCCGCGCTGCAAATGCCGCAGGATAGTGGCCGCCCTGGCAGCCGCCAGGTGTACGTGCGCGGCCTGACCAGCGTGGACTTCGCGCTCGCGCCTGACGGCGGCGACATCGCCGTGATCCGCGACACCACGCTGCGGATCAGCGGCGGCCCCGAGGGCGCCCAGAAGACCATGCAGGTGCAAAAGCAGGTGTTCACCACGCCGGACGCCGGCGTCTACCGCGTGCAGCTTATTCTGGGCAACCAGCAGCCGCTGCCCGGCTTTACCCTGACCGATCCGCTGCCGACGGGCGCACAGCTCGTGGACGGCGAGAACGTCCTCAATTTCGATCCCCTGCCCAGCGGCGAACGCGCGGTGACCTACCGCTTCCGCTGGCAGGGTGATTCCAAGGCCGCCGTCACCGACCCGACGGCAAGCTGGAGGTACTGAGAGTGAAACGCGCCATCACCACCCTGACGGCGGCGCTGCTGGGCGCGGCGGCCGCGCAGGAAATCGCCACCTCCCTGCCCCTGACCTCCGTCGGCAACAAGCTGATGTGGACGGTGGGCGACCAGGACCTGAAGCTGGTCGTGGGCGTCTCGTCGCGCGTGCAGCTCGATGTCTACGGAGCGCAGTTCGACCCGCAGGACTACCGCAGCCCCGACTACTTCGGCGATGAGAACTACTCGACCGCTCGGCCCAAAGAGCCGGTTGCCAGCTCCTTCGTCTTGACCAATGCCGCCGGCGAGGTCGTCAAGGAATTTAACTACGGCGCCGGGGTGCAGGACTGGCAGACCTTCCTCAACCAGGACCTGCCCGCCGGTACCTACACCCTCAAGGTCCGCACCGAGGGCAACGGCAAAAACACCTTCGCCTTCCGCCTGAACTCGATCAGCGCGGCGGTGCAGGCCGATCACCTCAACGTGACGGTCCGCAGCAACGACTGGGTGCCGGCGCTCAACGTCTACAACCCCGGCGGCCCTTTGACCGTCAAGATGTACGACGGCGACGGCCCGCAGGAACTCGAAGCCGAGCTGCGCGACGCGGCGGGCAACAGCTACCCGATCAAGGTGAGCGGCCAGCTCGAGTGGGACGATATCCAGGTGCCTGAGGCGAAGGGCAACTACACGGTGTTCCTGCGCCAGCCGCAGGGCACCTTCCAGTACTCCAACACCGTGGGCTTTCAGCTCACCGGCGCGCCGATCACGGTGGTCAATGCCGACACCACCGGCAAGCTGCAACTGGTGGCCGAACTGGTACTGCCGGACGAAACGCTGCCCACCCAGGCCACCGTGCAGGTCGGCGAACAGACCTACGAGGTGCAGGGCTCGGCGGGCCCGGTCACCCTGCCCGCGCAGGAGTACCCGGTTAGCGCCGCGCCGATCAAGGGTGCCGAAGTCACGGTAGACCAGCCGGCGGTCACCGTCGAGAAGGAGCAGACCAAGACCGTCAAGGTGCAGGTCAAGCCCGACGTGGCCCTGAACTTCAGCGCCGACAAACCCGAAGTGTGTGTGGGCGACGTGGTGAAATTCACCGCCCGCGCCACCACCGAGTTCGAGCGTCAGGCGCTGCCCGCCACCGTGCAGGTCAAGCTGCCGGCAGGCTTTACCGCTGCTGGCGAAACCACCGTCACCGCCAGAGTGGACGCGAACAACCCCGGCGTGCTGGTCTTCGAGGCCAAGGCCGGCGCCGCCGCTGCCGGGGAGCAGCAGGTCACCGCGACCCTGCTGCCCTGGAACAAGACCCAGGACCTCGGCGTGCGGGTGCAGCCCACCGCCACCCAGATCGAGCTGCGCCGCAGTGACCTCGCCACCGCCCAGCCCGGCGACACGGTGACGGTCACGCTGACGCTGAAAAACACCAGCGGCGCCCCCGCGCCCTACCAGCTCACCGACCGCCCCGGCGAGCGCCTCGAAGCGCTGGACCCTGCCACCTTCAGCGGTGAACTTGCGCCCGGCGAGGAAAAGACCCTGAGCTACCGCGCCCGCGTGAAGGGCGAAGCGGCGGGCCAGAGTGACCTGCAAGCCACCCTGAGCAGCGCCTGCGACAGCCAGCAGACGGTGGCCGGCACCCTCAGCGTGACCCCGCCCCCGCCGCCCCCCGTCAAAACGGTGGTGGCGGTGCAGCGCGAGAGCACGGTCCGCATTCCCTTCGACTCGCCCAAGTCGGCGACCCAGATCGTCATTGCCCACCAGCCGCCCAAGGACTCGGTGTACGTGACGGGCAGCAGCGCCCTGAACGGCAAGAGTGTGGACGACCCCGAGACCGGGCCCAGCGGGAAGCTGTACTGGACCACCCCCGGTGCGCCGCGCGGCGTGCTGACCTACAAGGTGACCCACGAAGGCGCGCTGGGCGCCCTGGAAAGCCCCACCCTGGTCGGCAAATACGCCAAGAACAACCTCGAAATTCTGGTTGGCGACGGGAATCTCGACGACCTCGGCAACCTGCGTAAGCTCAGTACCCAGGCCGAGGGCGAGGAAAACCCCGGCACTGTCCGGCTGCCGCTCGACGGCACCGTCTACCGTGACCGCGACCGCGTGACCGTGGCCGTGCAGGGCGCGGTGGACGACGAGGCGCTGCCGACCGTGAACGGTGTGGCCGTCGACGCCGCGACCCTCGGGAAAAAGGTCACCGACCCCGGCAAGGGCACACTGCGCCGCGAGTTCTTCGGGCAACTGCTCAAACCCGGCGAGAACGTCGTGTCCTACGGGGGCCAGCAGATCAAGGTGTACCTGGCGGGCACGCCGGTCAGCGCCGAACTGACCCCGCTGCAACTCGTGGCCGACGGCGTGACCCCCATCAAGGTGGGCGTCAAGCTGCTCGACGCGGCGGGCATCGCCAACGGCACCTCGGTGACGGTGCAGACCTCGCTCGAACCCGAGCGCCGGGACGCGCAGCCCACCGTGGGCAGCTACCAGATCCGGCTCAAAGACGGCGAAGGCGTGCTGGAAATGCAGCCGCTGGGCACCCCCACCCGCTTCGACGTGAAGGTGCTGGTGGGCGAAACCCCCATCAGCCGCAGCTTCGAGGCCGTGCCGAGCAAGACCCGCGTGGGCATCGGCACCGTGAGCGTCGGGGCGCTGCTGGGTGCAGGAGGCGCGGCGGCTGGCGAAGCGCGGGCCGCCGGCTACCTCGAAACCCCCATCGGCGAGGGCAAACTGTACGTGGCGGGCGCGGGCGCCGTGACCGCCGAGCCCGACCAGAACGGCCAGATCAAGTTCCAGCAAGACCGTCAGGCCGGGCTGCCCACCACCGCCAACCCGCTGGAGCGCTACCCCACCTACGGCGACTCCAGCACCCACGACATTCCCCTCCAGGGCATCGACCCGGTGGCCTTTCGCTACGAGCACCCGAGCTTCAATGTGCAGTACCGCCAGTCGGCGCTGCCGGTGGACGTGTTTAACCTCGGCATCAACCCCACGGCGCTCAGCGGCTTTACCCGCACCAACCCGCAGGTGTCGGGCTTCGTGGCGGCGCTGCCCAAGGACGAGGTGCGCGCCGAGTTTCCCGCCAACGGCACCCGCGTCCTGAGCCTGGGCCGCGCGGGGCTGCTGCCCGATAGCGAAGTCGTCGAACTGGTGTCGGTGGACGCCCGCACGGGCGCCGAGCGCATCACCACCTTGCAGCGCCTGCGCGAGTACACCGTGGACTACGCCAGCGGCGTCATCTACTTCCAGAAAGCCGTCGGGCTGACCGACGTGGACGGCAATCCGCAGGTGGTACGTGTGCGCTACCGCCTCGACGACGCGATGGCCCAGCGGCAGGTCGCCTGGGGCGTGCAGGCCAGCTCGCGGCTGCTCGATGATCGTCTGGTGCTCGGCGCCGCCGCCGTGCAACTCGACGGCGCGACCAGCATCGGCGTGCGCGCCCGGTACGCCGACGGTATCAGCCGCGCCGACCTGCTCGCGGCCTACAGCGGCGGCGTACTGGTCAACGGCACCGCCGACATGAAGACCGAGCGCCTGGAGGCCCGCGCCAGCGTGCGCTATCAGGACCCCGGCTACCACGGCCTGAACCGGGTCGAGGACGGCATCGCCGCCGACGCCCGCGCCAACTACAAGCTGACCGACCGCCTGGGTGTGGGCGTCACGGGCTATTACCGCAAAGACATCGACACCGACGGCAAAACCGAAGGCGACCGCAACGGGGGCTACGCCGACGTGCGGGCAACCTACGACTTCAAGCCCTTCAGTGTGGGTCTGGGCGTCCGCGCCGGCTTCGGTGACCAGCGCGGCTTCGGCGTGGTCGGCAGTGCGGGCTACAGTCAGAACGGCTACGTGGTCAAGGTCGAGCACGCCCAGCCCCTCGGCGGCGAGCTGACCCCGACCACCACCGTGAGTGCCACCGCGCCCGTCACCGAAAACGTGACCCTGACTGCCCGCGACGAAGTGCGCTGGGGTCAGGACAGCCGCGCGTCCATCGGCCTGAACTCGCGCTTCGGCATGACGAACATCGCCGTCAACTACGACCTGCCCGGCGCCGACGGCTGGGGCAACCGCGCCCGCTTCGGGGTGGACACGGCGCTGCCGCTGAGCGACAAGCTGTCGCTGGGCCTGAACGCCGGCTACCTGCTCGACCTGGCCGGCGACGGCGACGGCTGGAACGCCGGAGCGAGCCTGCGCTACAAGGACGAGCGCCTGGTCGCCACCCTCGGCAGCGACGTGGCCCACAAGAACGACGGCTTCCGGGTGGCCTTTAAAGGCGGGGCGAGCTACTCGCTCAACGACCGCCTGACCGTGAGCGCCGACGCGACCCACGTG from Deinococcus radiodurans R1 = ATCC 13939 = DSM 20539 includes these protein-coding regions:
- a CDS encoding DUF11 domain-containing protein — its product is MRTFSSLSAVVAALALGTAGAQTLATPPTTPAGTEIINKAEITFTPESTPTNPNPPSETIETPPVITVVNPVPSFTITPNDGSKDTTQPDYTNPGQTREVKPCDKNVTFAYTLTNTGNVNGESYTLTNTPDPTGAVKTPENIRFYLDSNNNGQLDQSEIAAGATTTITDVAINQTVKFFQVYDVPCTATSTDKFGGDPTGTRNDNPNFSNDPTLPRDANNSNTVTINRKDGVVIGPKADPDGNGNPVTPAYNSPEGINIVPTASDTQVATVTTLPTSGVTVTFTNTIQNTGNRTDTFELTQTNTFPAGTTVVFKDANGNALPTVNGKPVVQNVPENGTVDIQVIVTLPAGVTPTQLSGQPAVTVTTTSQNDPTKSDTTKDIIEVKVPGIAFGDPTPGLGGDPTPVGTPPTGVPGNPGTPLTPGNPQTCTAPIRTYLPMEIANLGSQDDAFVVSGTAPVTVLNPDGTVNPTPVIVPVVYYRDVNGDGKLDAGDTELQGGNTGTIKPGEEIKLIAVVDVPCAAAQQTITLNQEAKSPTTGVSQKDPNDTITVGGNGGKPIVTKTVDKATANPGDTLTYTIIGKNTSNANVKQALVCDTVPTNTTFVSFTATTNASGTVVYSNNGGSSWSASATAPAAGAKVCAGVDTNNDGKVDAADILKPGETITVTYQVKVN
- a CDS encoding DUF11 domain-containing protein; its protein translation is MQQSLGLKESRPKVVGPLLALSLALGTPALAAGTPAGTIIRNQATLEYLLLSGTPETITTPPVETVVSPVCSVSVLPNGTVSAPGQSLSLDPGQSGLLRYTLFNAGNTTNTYALEAVNEAGSQFAPQLAIYQDLNGNGVVDNGEGPLSNVAVNADQTVNLLVQVVTGSAARGTAFPNLIASCGGGASTNGRDADNVSQVTLTNPPVLALQKTFTPAEVRAGGETTVNLTLTNNGGDSREAVLTDLLNTPELRDFVFVSGSARLGGNARDAVIEYTADGSSWNTVQPPNVAGIRVRTSSVPAGGSLQLSFTLRAPRVTATTRRNVATVVSGGQTIEATAPIGIRPVVEIALGPQGNPRALPGGEMSADDRQVRDSVVGGQEVCFTHTVQNLGDLTDTISTGVSRINEGANYTLRDMAGKPINGDFVVTLEPQQTADFQACYSYPTAERTSLEAVLTSRSSQGAADNRTVDQITTVYPNTIGLTKTSDRGQNALVAPGEELTYTLTFTNTLPVPLNGVVVRDPLGVIYPPGTPSPIRPTSVTRPATAAVPSKAPAAAASVTTASRPLAAQATNVGALEFVRADRGGVLENGEVVWRLGTVQPGETVTLHVTVRVPATMTDGAVIHNIYTLTSTELPTPLESPPATNTVFNPGNFELTKTSNPTTVVFGETITYIFTVTNRSTVVPLKNVQVQDTLPAGLVYQENSSGYRAGLSGEFTPIQPTIRDRTYVWTIPEVAPGASAQVSFRAIVTPEAGTQLRNNAVGRAVASERETNSRPTGVLNRVEPLSFGVNNADLVGYVFLDRNRNGVYDYLVDLPCPKARVILANGRIELTDNEGRYHFRNVREQTWGLRLDPNSVALPALQMPQDSGRPGSRQVYVRGLTSVDFALAPDGGDIAVIRDTTLRISGGPEGAQKTMQVQKQVFTTPDAGVYRVQLILGNQQPLPGFTLTDPLPTGAQLVDGENVLNFDPLPSGERAVTYRFRWQGDSKAAVTDPTASWRY
- a CDS encoding DUF11 domain-containing protein, which produces MKRAITTLTAALLGAAAAQEIATSLPLTSVGNKLMWTVGDQDLKLVVGVSSRVQLDVYGAQFDPQDYRSPDYFGDENYSTARPKEPVASSFVLTNAAGEVVKEFNYGAGVQDWQTFLNQDLPAGTYTLKVRTEGNGKNTFAFRLNSISAAVQADHLNVTVRSNDWVPALNVYNPGGPLTVKMYDGDGPQELEAELRDAAGNSYPIKVSGQLEWDDIQVPEAKGNYTVFLRQPQGTFQYSNTVGFQLTGAPITVVNADTTGKLQLVAELVLPDETLPTQATVQVGEQTYEVQGSAGPVTLPAQEYPVSAAPIKGAEVTVDQPAVTVEKEQTKTVKVQVKPDVALNFSADKPEVCVGDVVKFTARATTEFERQALPATVQVKLPAGFTAAGETTVTARVDANNPGVLVFEAKAGAAAAGEQQVTATLLPWNKTQDLGVRVQPTATQIELRRSDLATAQPGDTVTVTLTLKNTSGAPAPYQLTDRPGERLEALDPATFSGELAPGEEKTLSYRARVKGEAAGQSDLQATLSSACDSQQTVAGTLSVTPPPPPPVKTVVAVQRESTVRIPFDSPKSATQIVIAHQPPKDSVYVTGSSALNGKSVDDPETGPSGKLYWTTPGAPRGVLTYKVTHEGALGALESPTLVGKYAKNNLEILVGDGNLDDLGNLRKLSTQAEGEENPGTVRLPLDGTVYRDRDRVTVAVQGAVDDEALPTVNGVAVDAATLGKKVTDPGKGTLRREFFGQLLKPGENVVSYGGQQIKVYLAGTPVSAELTPLQLVADGVTPIKVGVKLLDAAGIANGTSVTVQTSLEPERRDAQPTVGSYQIRLKDGEGVLEMQPLGTPTRFDVKVLVGETPISRSFEAVPSKTRVGIGTVSVGALLGAGGAAAGEARAAGYLETPIGEGKLYVAGAGAVTAEPDQNGQIKFQQDRQAGLPTTANPLERYPTYGDSSTHDIPLQGIDPVAFRYEHPSFNVQYRQSALPVDVFNLGINPTALSGFTRTNPQVSGFVAALPKDEVRAEFPANGTRVLSLGRAGLLPDSEVVELVSVDARTGAERITTLQRLREYTVDYASGVIYFQKAVGLTDVDGNPQVVRVRYRLDDAMAQRQVAWGVQASSRLLDDRLVLGAAAVQLDGATSIGVRARYADGISRADLLAAYSGGVLVNGTADMKTERLEARASVRYQDPGYHGLNRVEDGIAADARANYKLTDRLGVGVTGYYRKDIDTDGKTEGDRNGGYADVRATYDFKPFSVGLGVRAGFGDQRGFGVVGSAGYSQNGYVVKVEHAQPLGGELTPTTTVSATAPVTENVTLTARDEVRWGQDSRASIGLNSRFGMTNIAVNYDLPGADGWGNRARFGVDTALPLSDKLSLGLNAGYLLDLAGDGDGWNAGASLRYKDERLVATLGSDVAHKNDGFRVAFKGGASYSLNDRLTVSADATHVTGPQPTDAGTNVALSAALRASQWQGLAYLRYKDGALAAQRPEVIGEANIEYHVPRYALRGGIAGRMLLQQPESATYQVSASGTYYFTDRLGLGLAGRALLQPATGYQGYSFGVEGSVRALPGTWVTLGYNPVGFSGINSNLYTRQGAYVRLDLMFDDGQYGGDTQPAQSQVQPQGSQVQPAAPQGRQPAPVNLNLQGQRGDLPPTDATVAAPVPAPAPTEGK